In Tessaracoccus flavus, the following are encoded in one genomic region:
- a CDS encoding DEAD/DEAH box helicase, which yields MSGTDLIGQARTGTGKTLAFGVSLLHRMVTLSDGVKPAHGKPRALIVCPTRELALQVGRDLDVAGKHLKMRVLTIYGGTGYDEQLDALDKGIDIAVGTPGRLLDLADRGALSLAEIQVLVLDEADEMLDLGFLPDIERLLRKTPQDRQTMLFSATMPGPIMALARATLNKPVNIRAEGHDAKMTVPDIEQFIYQAHDLDKPELVSRILQGRQTTKVMIFCRTKRSAQRLTDDLVDRGFAAAAIHGDLNQQARERALKKFRADTIKVLVATDVAARGIDITGVSHVINYECPDNDAAYVHRIGRTGRAGNSGIAVTLVDWADVNRWKLIDQALGLDIPDPVETYSSSAHLFEDHDIPEGTKGRLPGAPAAREKAVDKRRAPDEEGRRRRSRRSTEAAGDHPAEKSVGSADGERKPRRRRRRTRGGVDVQPETTPQL from the coding sequence TTGAGCGGCACCGACCTCATCGGGCAGGCACGCACCGGCACCGGCAAGACGCTCGCGTTCGGCGTGAGCCTCCTGCACCGCATGGTCACCCTCTCCGACGGCGTCAAGCCAGCCCACGGGAAGCCCCGTGCGCTGATCGTGTGTCCCACGCGCGAGCTGGCCCTGCAGGTGGGCCGCGACCTCGACGTCGCCGGCAAGCACCTCAAGATGCGCGTCCTGACCATCTACGGCGGCACCGGCTACGACGAGCAGTTGGACGCCCTCGACAAGGGCATCGACATCGCAGTGGGCACGCCCGGCCGGCTCCTCGACCTCGCGGACCGGGGCGCGTTGAGCCTGGCTGAGATCCAGGTCCTCGTCCTGGACGAGGCCGACGAGATGCTCGACCTCGGATTCCTGCCCGACATCGAGCGGCTGCTCCGCAAGACGCCGCAGGACCGCCAGACGATGCTGTTCTCCGCCACCATGCCCGGGCCCATCATGGCCCTGGCGCGCGCGACGCTGAACAAGCCCGTCAACATCCGGGCCGAGGGCCACGACGCCAAGATGACGGTGCCGGACATCGAGCAGTTCATCTACCAGGCCCACGACCTCGACAAGCCCGAGTTGGTCTCACGCATCCTGCAGGGCCGTCAGACCACCAAGGTGATGATCTTCTGCCGGACGAAGCGCTCGGCCCAGCGTCTCACCGACGATCTGGTCGATCGTGGCTTCGCGGCCGCCGCTATCCACGGCGACCTCAACCAGCAGGCCCGGGAACGCGCGCTGAAGAAGTTCCGCGCCGACACCATCAAGGTCCTGGTCGCCACTGATGTCGCCGCCCGTGGCATCGACATCACGGGTGTCAGCCACGTCATCAACTACGAATGCCCGGACAACGACGCGGCCTACGTCCACCGCATCGGTCGGACGGGCCGTGCGGGTAACTCCGGCATCGCGGTCACGCTCGTGGACTGGGCTGACGTCAACCGGTGGAAGCTCATCGACCAGGCGCTCGGCCTGGACATCCCCGACCCCGTCGAGACCTACTCGTCGTCGGCACACCTCTTCGAGGACCACGACATCCCCGAGGGCACGAAGGGGCGCCTCCCAGGCGCGCCCGCCGCTCGCGAGAAGGCCGTCGACAAGCGACGCGCTCCCGACGAGGAGGGTCGACGCCGCCGCAGCCGTCGCTCCACGGAGGCCGCTGGGGACCATCCCGCTGAGAAGTCGGTCGGCTCCGCCGACGGAGAGCGCAAGCCGCGCCGTCGCCGTCGCCGTACCCGCGGAGGCGTGGACGTGCAGCCGGAGACGACGCCACAGCTGTGA
- a CDS encoding DUF3107 domain-containing protein translates to MEVKIGITDVPREVVIETAATADEVASSLHDALQSDGFFELVDEKGRRVLVPARKIGYLDLGSPSARTVGFGSV, encoded by the coding sequence ATGGAAGTCAAGATCGGCATCACCGACGTACCCCGCGAGGTCGTCATCGAAACCGCCGCCACTGCGGACGAAGTGGCCTCATCGCTGCACGATGCCCTCCAGTCGGACGGATTCTTCGAGCTCGTCGACGAGAAGGGGCGCCGTGTCCTCGTGCCCGCTCGCAAGATCGGCTACCTCGATCTGGGTTCCCCGAGCGCCCGCACGGTGGGCTTCGGTTCCGTCTGA
- a CDS encoding PP2C family protein-serine/threonine phosphatase has protein sequence MVDSAPRSSAERAHYLRSPAPWVAGASDVGLRHETNEDALGLAVRSEPSHAAVLAVSDGVTTAHGSEVASLVATETVVDELVTRHSKGQVAEQALVHAFAAAQRSVVDASDQTSACTLVAAVIDGRSVSVGNVGDSRAYWIPDAGGVESLTTDDSLAQARIMLGMTRMEAEQSHHSHALTRWLGRESSDATPAVTTLTVDAPGWLLLCTDGLWNYASDPADLADLVRQQASRAQSTDALADALVGWAVAKGGKDNVTVALARIEG, from the coding sequence ATGGTCGACTCCGCACCCCGCTCCAGCGCCGAGCGTGCCCACTACCTGCGGTCGCCCGCCCCCTGGGTGGCAGGCGCCAGTGATGTGGGATTGAGGCACGAGACCAACGAGGACGCCCTCGGGCTGGCTGTGCGCTCCGAGCCCAGTCACGCGGCAGTCCTGGCCGTGTCGGACGGGGTCACCACCGCCCACGGTTCCGAGGTCGCGTCGCTGGTCGCCACCGAAACCGTCGTCGATGAACTGGTCACCCGCCACTCCAAGGGGCAGGTGGCCGAGCAGGCCCTCGTGCACGCATTCGCCGCGGCTCAGCGCTCGGTCGTCGACGCCAGCGACCAGACGTCTGCCTGCACCCTCGTCGCGGCTGTCATCGACGGGCGGTCGGTCTCGGTCGGCAACGTCGGAGACTCCCGCGCCTACTGGATCCCCGACGCGGGCGGCGTCGAGTCCCTCACCACCGACGACTCCCTGGCGCAGGCGCGGATCATGCTCGGCATGACGCGGATGGAGGCGGAGCAGTCGCACCACTCGCACGCCCTCACGCGGTGGCTCGGCCGGGAGTCCTCCGATGCGACCCCGGCCGTCACGACTCTCACCGTCGACGCCCCGGGGTGGCTCCTCCTGTGCACCGACGGCCTCTGGAACTACGCCAGCGATCCCGCCGACCTGGCCGATCTCGTCCGTCAGCAGGCGAGCCGCGCCCAGTCGACGGACGCTCTCGCCGATGCGCTGGTCGGGTGGGCGGTGGCCAAGGGGGGCAAGGACAATGTCACCGTCGCGTTGGCCCGCATCGAGGGTTGA
- the ligD gene encoding non-homologous end-joining DNA ligase produces MSERIATEVDGVQLSLSNLDQPLFPNGFTKGELISYYLEIAEVMLPHLSDRAITRVRFPDGAGAPSFYEKNAPAGTPEWVRTVDVATSSGPISYVTARQRADLVWLANLRAIELHTPQWRFVDATQGDGGVILDGPDEPRATTLIIDLDPGPGITPEDSARGAIIAATTLAELGLEAFPKTSGNKGLQLSVPIQPTPASEVYSFAQALARHLTAAHPKLFVATMSKDARGGLIFVDFAQNYAARNTVTAYSVRGLDTPSVATPLTWDEVAALQPDSTLRTSPAKVMARVQDLGDLWQAQEPTSSSPSLPAPPS; encoded by the coding sequence ATGAGTGAACGGATCGCCACCGAGGTCGACGGCGTGCAGCTGAGCCTCAGCAACCTCGACCAGCCACTGTTCCCCAACGGCTTCACCAAAGGTGAACTGATCTCGTACTACCTCGAGATCGCCGAGGTGATGCTCCCGCATCTGAGCGACCGGGCGATCACGCGGGTGCGCTTCCCCGACGGTGCAGGCGCGCCGTCCTTCTACGAGAAGAACGCTCCCGCCGGCACCCCGGAGTGGGTCCGCACAGTGGATGTGGCCACGTCGTCGGGGCCCATCAGCTACGTCACCGCACGCCAGCGGGCCGACCTCGTGTGGCTCGCCAACCTGCGGGCGATCGAGCTGCACACACCGCAGTGGCGCTTCGTGGACGCGACGCAGGGAGATGGCGGGGTGATCCTGGACGGCCCCGACGAGCCTCGCGCCACGACGCTCATCATCGATCTCGACCCGGGTCCCGGCATCACCCCAGAGGACTCGGCGAGGGGCGCGATCATCGCAGCGACGACGTTGGCCGAGCTGGGGCTCGAGGCGTTCCCCAAGACGTCCGGCAACAAGGGCCTCCAACTCAGCGTCCCGATCCAGCCGACGCCGGCCTCCGAGGTCTACTCCTTCGCGCAGGCGCTGGCCAGGCACCTCACTGCCGCCCACCCCAAGCTGTTCGTGGCCACCATGAGCAAGGACGCGCGTGGGGGCCTCATCTTCGTCGACTTCGCCCAGAACTACGCGGCACGCAACACCGTGACGGCCTACTCGGTCCGCGGGCTGGACACACCGTCGGTCGCCACGCCGCTCACCTGGGACGAAGTGGCCGCCCTCCAGCCGGATTCGACCCTGCGGACCAGCCCCGCCAAGGTCATGGCCCGCGTGCAGGACCTTGGCGACCTGTGGCAGGCTCAGGAACCCACGTCGTCGAGCCCGTCGCTCCCGGCGCCGCCCTCGTGA
- a CDS encoding ATP-dependent DNA helicase, giving the protein MRNRLLPPRVAAVPTLTPEQTSAARGWSGVRVAVGGPGTGKSVVVAAAAAQRVRAGSSLDRVVVLAQSRAAAQTLRRQISRQLPGAQTAASVTTIHGLALGLLQRYWPHEDSAWRLLRAPEQETRIRELLEGLPAEFWPEEARAAAGTRAFARQLREVLARVRQLSLDPSTVEAMATHDGDDVFAAAARFIELYLTVGDFSATLDYAELIYRCRLLLTEPEVADGIRAAFDAVIVDDAHESDHAQVGLLSDLAGLGLPLLAVGDPHQRVGGYRGASATAIADLGSLPGAEVIPLGGGHRGSSAVVDALAHLSARLDGRGAAPVPAPAAGGGVVAAGVFDDESAELAHVAAELREAVAKEGASWQDLVVITRAGRGQLSAVATELIRLGVPVDVSGDEIALAEQPAVATLLLALRIAADGGAPESDDARLLLSSPLCGLDGVAQRQIGRALLARHRSLGNSAALLGRCLADPSLLDGMDSPEAERARALAALLERAATLTGSDAEVQEVLWHLWDGTEWPGQLREQALRGSRRANADLDAVVELFEQAARADDLRGASGIRTFLAEVSAQEIPADTGRELTVSGRGVRVLTAHRTRGLEWERAWVIGVQEGLWPRLIRQGLLLDADRLGPAGLAPPGQSSQLQAERRLFYVAVSRARREVRVSAVQGVDGEGGRPSRFLGELGVDVERVNGRPSRLLSAASLVGELRRTVSDEEVSPGLRRAAAVRLARLGSVTTPDGSRAFPGALPETWWGVAEPTAPASDVAGPVRITGSSLETLLECPRRWFLSRRAAAESARRSRASVGDVVHLLARAAAEEELSADEMRARLDEVWEHIPFEAEWLSASERTEIDQAIDRFSRYHATAPGELLGVEVPFSVRTTIAEQEVELVGSVDRLERTLDGALRVVDLKTGRSTLRPADVADHAQLGVYQLAVALGGFDGIAEGERRVAPPALMFVRSGDALPTMVAQPSIDDSPALEGAEPQAGPTWVHDRIAQGVEVIRSGRFDAVECGACRFCQFAASCPARQDGRSS; this is encoded by the coding sequence ATGAGGAACCGCCTGCTGCCCCCACGCGTCGCGGCAGTGCCGACGCTCACTCCGGAGCAGACCAGCGCGGCCCGCGGCTGGTCGGGCGTCCGCGTCGCGGTCGGCGGGCCGGGCACTGGCAAGTCGGTGGTGGTCGCGGCAGCGGCGGCTCAGCGGGTGCGGGCCGGAAGCTCGCTCGACCGGGTGGTCGTGCTCGCGCAGTCACGTGCGGCGGCGCAGACGCTGCGCCGGCAGATCAGCCGCCAGCTGCCGGGCGCGCAGACCGCGGCCAGCGTCACGACGATCCACGGTCTCGCGCTGGGCCTTCTCCAGCGCTACTGGCCGCACGAGGACAGCGCGTGGCGGCTGTTGCGGGCGCCCGAACAGGAGACCCGCATCCGCGAGCTGTTGGAGGGGCTGCCCGCTGAATTCTGGCCCGAGGAGGCGCGCGCCGCCGCCGGCACCCGAGCCTTCGCGCGGCAGCTCCGCGAGGTCCTGGCGCGCGTGCGGCAGCTCTCCCTGGATCCCTCGACCGTCGAGGCCATGGCGACGCACGACGGGGACGACGTCTTCGCGGCGGCCGCGCGCTTCATCGAGCTCTACCTCACGGTGGGTGATTTCTCCGCCACCCTCGATTACGCCGAGCTCATCTACCGGTGCCGGCTGCTGCTGACCGAGCCCGAGGTAGCCGACGGCATCCGCGCCGCCTTCGACGCTGTGATCGTCGACGACGCGCACGAATCGGACCATGCGCAGGTGGGGCTGCTGAGCGACCTGGCGGGGTTGGGACTGCCACTGTTGGCGGTCGGTGATCCGCACCAGCGCGTGGGCGGGTACCGGGGAGCGAGCGCCACCGCGATTGCTGACCTCGGTTCGCTGCCCGGCGCCGAGGTCATCCCGCTCGGCGGCGGTCATCGTGGATCGAGCGCGGTCGTCGATGCGCTGGCCCACCTCTCCGCACGTCTGGACGGGCGCGGGGCTGCGCCTGTTCCAGCGCCCGCAGCCGGTGGCGGCGTGGTGGCCGCGGGGGTCTTCGACGACGAATCAGCCGAACTCGCGCACGTCGCGGCGGAGCTTCGCGAGGCCGTCGCCAAGGAAGGCGCGTCATGGCAGGACCTGGTGGTCATCACCCGCGCGGGCCGGGGTCAGCTCAGTGCGGTCGCCACGGAACTGATCCGGCTGGGCGTGCCGGTGGACGTCTCCGGCGATGAGATCGCGCTGGCCGAGCAGCCCGCGGTCGCGACGCTTCTGCTCGCCCTTCGAATTGCCGCCGACGGGGGAGCCCCCGAATCAGACGACGCCCGGCTGTTGCTCTCCTCCCCGCTGTGCGGGCTCGACGGCGTGGCGCAACGACAGATCGGTCGGGCACTGCTGGCCCGCCACCGATCGCTCGGCAACTCGGCCGCCCTCCTGGGCCGGTGCCTGGCAGACCCGAGCCTGCTGGACGGGATGGACAGCCCTGAAGCAGAGAGGGCCCGAGCTCTGGCCGCGCTCCTCGAGCGGGCCGCGACCCTGACCGGGAGCGATGCCGAGGTGCAGGAGGTCCTGTGGCACCTGTGGGACGGCACTGAGTGGCCGGGGCAGCTGCGCGAGCAGGCACTCAGGGGCTCCCGGCGCGCGAACGCCGATCTCGATGCCGTCGTCGAGCTCTTCGAGCAGGCGGCCAGGGCGGACGACCTACGCGGCGCCTCGGGCATCCGTACCTTCCTCGCCGAGGTGTCGGCGCAGGAGATCCCGGCGGACACGGGCCGCGAGCTGACGGTCTCCGGGCGGGGCGTGAGGGTGCTGACAGCCCACCGCACGCGCGGGCTGGAATGGGAACGCGCCTGGGTCATCGGGGTCCAGGAGGGGCTGTGGCCACGCCTGATCCGCCAGGGCCTGCTGCTCGACGCGGACCGGCTGGGTCCGGCCGGGCTTGCGCCGCCGGGGCAGAGCTCACAGTTGCAGGCCGAGCGACGGCTCTTCTACGTCGCGGTGTCGCGGGCCCGCCGCGAGGTCCGCGTCAGCGCCGTGCAGGGCGTCGATGGCGAAGGGGGCAGGCCGTCGCGGTTCCTCGGTGAGCTCGGCGTGGATGTGGAACGGGTCAACGGTAGGCCGAGCCGGCTGCTGTCGGCCGCGTCGCTTGTGGGGGAGTTGCGCCGGACTGTCTCGGACGAGGAGGTCTCCCCGGGGCTGCGCCGAGCCGCTGCGGTCCGGTTGGCACGCCTCGGCTCCGTCACCACGCCCGACGGGTCGCGCGCCTTTCCGGGGGCACTCCCGGAGACCTGGTGGGGAGTGGCCGAACCGACCGCCCCTGCCAGCGACGTGGCCGGACCGGTCCGCATCACCGGCTCGTCGCTGGAGACGCTGCTCGAGTGCCCGCGCCGTTGGTTCCTCTCGCGCAGGGCCGCTGCCGAGAGTGCACGCAGATCGCGCGCCTCGGTGGGCGACGTGGTCCATCTCCTGGCCCGCGCGGCCGCCGAGGAAGAGCTGAGTGCGGATGAGATGAGAGCCCGGTTGGACGAGGTGTGGGAACACATCCCCTTCGAGGCGGAGTGGCTCTCCGCGTCCGAGCGCACCGAGATCGACCAGGCGATCGACCGGTTCTCCCGCTACCACGCCACCGCCCCAGGGGAACTGCTCGGCGTCGAAGTGCCCTTCTCCGTGCGGACCACCATCGCCGAGCAGGAGGTCGAGCTCGTCGGCTCCGTGGACCGGCTCGAGCGGACCCTCGACGGCGCCCTGCGCGTCGTCGACCTCAAGACCGGGCGGTCCACGCTCCGACCAGCCGACGTCGCCGACCATGCACAGCTCGGCGTCTATCAGCTGGCTGTGGCTCTCGGGGGATTCGACGGCATTGCAGAGGGTGAACGGCGCGTGGCTCCGCCGGCGCTCATGTTCGTCAGGTCCGGCGACGCGCTGCCGACCATGGTCGCCCAGCCGTCCATCGACGACTCGCCCGCGCTCGAGGGTGCCGAGCCACAGGCCGGCCCGACGTGGGTGCACGACCGCATCGCCCAGGGGGTCGAGGTGATCCGATCCGGTCGTTTCGATGCCGTCGAGTGCGGTGCCTGCCGGTTCTGTCAGTTCGCCGCCAGCTGCCCCGCACGTCAGGACGGACGCTCCTCATGA
- a CDS encoding ATP-dependent DNA helicase → MTIHPIRPHLLSTPDQLVDALEIPFSDEQLTAITAPLEPAVIIAGAGSGKTTVMAARVVWLVGTGQVKPEEVLGLTFTRKAAAELAHRVASALDRAGVLTGRDGEGAELVMTYDSFAARLVSEFGLRLGIDRDPVMLTGASRFRLASRVVANAPGPFRSISRLSHHSIPERILALDSEMQSHLVSSEQVLAECDRAESRFAQAPLYRGKTMADVAKALDATAERRELLDLVDQYQELKRRLGVVEFADQLREAVRLARQVPSIGRELRQRFKVVLLDEYQDTSAAQASLLRELFSGAGEPDGHGFPVTAVGDPYQAIYGWRGAAAGNILDFPQHFRRADGRPAERQTLSINRRSGQRILDVGNALAAGLRAAPGEAGVSLVAPPGASAAAVASATFDTFRDEVDWLAETVIARNAAGVAWAEQAVLVRRNALLAPLFEALRLRDVPVEIVGLGGLLGLPEVAPLVATLRVIDDVTANPDVAALLTGPRWALGLGDLEALGARARRLAAASAGPRGLTEALEHAVTQADPGEVVCLLDAVADPGDAALTDEGRRRVRAFHAEISMLRRHAAEPVADLVTRVVSTLGLEAELLAGGRQTSQVARFVAEVASYVDVDGDGTLSGLLAYLDAEEDFGEGLLQAVPTEADSVKLMTVHRAKGLEWDTVYLPSLVDKVFPSEARSGVWPTRAMTLPAPLRGDASSVPQLRDYTKAGLAEYRDALKADHRLSEDRLAYVAATRAKEVLIVSSHIWTPGNVRPRRESPYFAVIKEVTQALGTHIDAATRGADHNPAPAEPVRALWPASFDEHVTAARRDGAQLVWQAADVLAARAQEPDEWAWESGTLSAEDAALIESWDESAEHLTQLISRRHDRTVELPEGLSATALMALHNDPDQFATSLLRRMPRQPSLAARVGSRFHEWLQDRFGLPAELEEQSAEGSPDSEELVRLVRAFEAGQFAHRTPIGVEVPFLMNWGPHVLRGRIDAVYAWPHDGLEYLVVDWKTSTRAADPLQLAVYRQAWAEARGVDPSRVGAAFYHVLTDHLRFVDAPASLIGTAFAAGLSS, encoded by the coding sequence ATGACCATCCACCCGATCCGTCCCCACCTCCTGAGCACCCCAGACCAACTCGTCGATGCGCTCGAGATCCCGTTCTCCGACGAGCAGCTCACCGCCATCACCGCTCCACTGGAACCGGCGGTGATCATCGCCGGCGCGGGTAGCGGCAAAACGACCGTGATGGCGGCCCGGGTGGTCTGGCTGGTCGGCACCGGCCAGGTGAAGCCCGAGGAGGTCCTTGGGCTCACCTTCACCAGGAAGGCGGCGGCGGAGTTGGCGCACCGCGTCGCCAGCGCTCTCGACCGTGCCGGCGTGCTGACGGGGAGGGACGGCGAGGGCGCCGAACTGGTCATGACCTACGACTCGTTCGCGGCCCGCCTGGTGAGCGAGTTCGGCCTCCGCCTGGGGATCGACCGCGATCCGGTGATGCTCACCGGGGCGAGCCGTTTCCGCCTGGCCAGCCGGGTCGTCGCGAACGCACCCGGGCCGTTCCGCAGCATCAGCAGGCTCAGCCACCACAGCATCCCCGAGCGGATCCTGGCCCTCGATTCCGAGATGCAGTCACATCTGGTGAGCTCGGAGCAGGTCCTGGCCGAGTGCGACCGGGCGGAGAGCAGGTTCGCGCAGGCTCCGCTGTACCGCGGCAAGACGATGGCCGACGTGGCCAAGGCTCTGGACGCGACGGCGGAGCGACGGGAGCTGCTCGACCTGGTCGATCAGTACCAGGAGCTCAAGCGCAGGCTGGGGGTGGTCGAGTTCGCCGACCAGCTTCGCGAGGCGGTCCGTCTGGCCCGGCAGGTGCCGTCCATCGGCCGGGAACTGCGGCAGCGCTTCAAGGTGGTCCTGCTGGATGAGTACCAGGACACCTCGGCAGCGCAGGCCTCACTGCTGCGGGAACTCTTCAGCGGCGCGGGGGAGCCGGACGGGCACGGGTTTCCCGTCACCGCCGTCGGCGATCCCTATCAGGCGATCTACGGCTGGCGAGGTGCCGCGGCGGGAAACATCCTCGACTTTCCCCAGCATTTCCGCCGCGCCGACGGCCGTCCCGCGGAGAGGCAGACTCTCTCGATCAACCGGCGCAGCGGCCAGCGCATCCTCGACGTCGGCAACGCTCTTGCCGCGGGGCTCCGCGCCGCACCCGGTGAGGCGGGGGTCTCGCTGGTGGCTCCGCCGGGGGCCTCGGCGGCGGCGGTGGCCTCCGCCACCTTCGACACGTTCCGCGACGAGGTGGACTGGCTGGCCGAGACCGTCATCGCCCGCAACGCCGCCGGCGTTGCGTGGGCGGAGCAGGCGGTGCTCGTCCGACGCAATGCCCTGCTGGCTCCCCTCTTCGAGGCGCTGCGCCTCAGGGACGTGCCCGTGGAGATCGTGGGGCTGGGCGGACTGCTCGGGCTCCCCGAGGTGGCGCCGCTGGTCGCCACCCTGCGGGTGATCGACGACGTGACGGCGAACCCGGACGTGGCGGCCCTCCTGACCGGACCGCGCTGGGCGCTGGGGCTCGGGGACCTGGAGGCGTTGGGAGCGCGCGCTCGGCGTCTCGCCGCCGCCTCCGCCGGACCGCGAGGGCTCACCGAAGCCCTCGAGCACGCCGTGACGCAGGCTGATCCTGGGGAGGTGGTGTGTCTGCTCGATGCCGTGGCCGACCCTGGAGATGCCGCGCTGACCGATGAGGGGCGGCGGCGGGTGCGCGCGTTCCACGCGGAGATTAGTATGCTGCGCCGACACGCCGCGGAGCCGGTTGCCGACCTCGTGACGAGGGTCGTGTCGACTCTCGGGCTCGAGGCAGAGCTGCTGGCGGGTGGTAGGCAGACGAGCCAGGTGGCCCGGTTCGTCGCTGAGGTGGCCAGCTACGTCGACGTCGACGGCGACGGAACCCTGTCCGGTCTCCTCGCCTACCTCGATGCGGAGGAGGACTTCGGTGAGGGACTGCTCCAGGCCGTCCCGACGGAGGCCGACTCCGTGAAGCTCATGACGGTGCACCGGGCCAAGGGCCTCGAGTGGGACACCGTCTACCTCCCGAGCCTCGTGGACAAGGTGTTCCCCTCAGAGGCCCGCTCGGGGGTCTGGCCGACCAGGGCCATGACTCTCCCCGCGCCACTGCGAGGTGACGCATCCTCGGTGCCGCAACTGCGCGACTACACCAAGGCTGGCCTTGCCGAGTACCGAGATGCGCTGAAGGCCGATCACCGCCTCTCCGAAGACCGGCTCGCCTATGTCGCGGCGACCCGGGCCAAAGAGGTTCTCATCGTGTCCTCTCACATCTGGACACCGGGCAACGTCAGGCCGCGGCGCGAGTCCCCGTACTTCGCGGTCATCAAGGAGGTCACCCAGGCGTTGGGCACCCACATCGACGCGGCCACGCGTGGGGCGGACCACAACCCGGCGCCGGCGGAACCGGTCCGGGCGCTCTGGCCTGCCTCCTTCGATGAGCACGTCACCGCAGCGAGACGTGACGGCGCTCAACTCGTGTGGCAGGCCGCGGACGTGCTGGCGGCCCGTGCACAGGAACCCGACGAGTGGGCCTGGGAATCCGGCACCCTCTCCGCGGAGGACGCGGCGCTGATCGAGTCCTGGGACGAGAGCGCCGAACACCTGACCCAGCTGATCTCGCGGCGCCACGATCGCACGGTGGAGTTGCCGGAAGGGTTGTCGGCCACGGCGCTCATGGCGCTGCACAACGATCCCGATCAGTTCGCGACGTCGCTGCTGAGGCGGATGCCGCGTCAGCCGTCGCTGGCTGCGCGGGTCGGCTCTAGGTTCCACGAATGGCTGCAGGACCGGTTCGGGCTCCCTGCAGAACTGGAGGAGCAGAGTGCTGAGGGGTCGCCGGACAGCGAGGAACTGGTCCGGTTGGTCCGCGCCTTCGAGGCGGGGCAGTTCGCCCACCGCACCCCCATCGGCGTGGAGGTGCCATTCCTCATGAACTGGGGCCCGCACGTCCTGCGCGGCCGGATCGATGCCGTCTACGCCTGGCCTCACGACGGTCTTGAGTACCTGGTCGTCGACTGGAAGACGTCGACGCGGGCCGCAGATCCGCTGCAGTTGGCCGTCTACCGCCAGGCCTGGGCGGAGGCCCGTGGGGTGGACCCCTCACGGGTCGGGGCTGCGTTCTATCACGTCTTGACGGACCATCTTCGCTTCGTGGACGCACCGGCGTCGCTGATCGGTACCGCATTTGCGGCAGGCTTGTCGTCATGA
- the nudC gene encoding NAD(+) diphosphatase, producing MIDWREPSQLDRSPALRAEQDLDAAWRAGRVVEVDESGNISAGPEGVRFLDDPGQRQLDDIFVGTFRGEPWFARPVLRMDGESLAWRDIEPGQADPTATAVALSRWHLQSPPCERCGEATRPDLAGARRTCVGCGHWAFPRTDPCVIVAIRDPDDRLLLARQPSWAPKRFSIIAGFIEAGESAEQACHREVYEEVGVELTHLTYVSSQPWPMPRSLMLGFEARSGSASLRPDGLEIAEARFLSRTELARVVGEGSLVLPPPASIARSLIERWRVLPEVDVNL from the coding sequence ATGATCGATTGGCGCGAGCCCTCCCAGCTTGACCGGAGCCCCGCTCTGCGGGCAGAGCAGGATCTCGACGCGGCGTGGCGCGCCGGCCGCGTCGTCGAGGTGGATGAGTCAGGCAACATCTCCGCCGGTCCGGAAGGCGTTCGTTTCCTCGACGACCCGGGCCAACGCCAGCTGGACGACATCTTCGTCGGAACGTTCCGGGGGGAGCCCTGGTTCGCCCGGCCGGTCCTCCGGATGGACGGGGAGTCCCTGGCCTGGCGAGACATCGAACCGGGCCAGGCCGATCCGACCGCCACGGCGGTGGCGCTCAGCCGATGGCACCTGCAATCACCGCCCTGCGAGCGGTGCGGCGAGGCCACGCGGCCCGATCTCGCTGGAGCCCGGCGCACGTGCGTCGGCTGCGGACACTGGGCGTTCCCCCGCACCGACCCCTGCGTCATCGTCGCGATCAGGGATCCGGACGACCGGCTGCTCCTGGCCCGCCAGCCCTCCTGGGCACCGAAGCGGTTCTCGATCATTGCCGGCTTCATCGAGGCGGGCGAATCGGCCGAGCAGGCCTGCCACCGCGAGGTGTACGAGGAGGTGGGCGTGGAACTGACCCACCTGACCTACGTGAGCAGCCAGCCCTGGCCGATGCCGCGGTCGCTGATGCTCGGCTTCGAGGCGCGCTCCGGGTCGGCGTCCCTGCGGCCGGACGGCCTCGAGATCGCGGAGGCGAGGTTTCTGTCACGCACGGAGTTGGCCCGGGTCGTCGGCGAAGGGAGCCTCGTCCTCCCACCCCCGGCCTCCATCGCGCGGAGCCTGATTGAGCGGTGGAGAGTATTACCCGAGGTGGATGTCAACCTTTAG